A region from the Fusarium musae strain F31 chromosome 1, whole genome shotgun sequence genome encodes:
- a CDS encoding hypothetical protein (EggNog:ENOG41~BUSCO:EOG092646WF) → MPTPAPAEGDAAAAKLGVWKQALYDRCRESGTDMFSQDDLLRLDVIPNRDLMLLARVVQSLTDDKLFITMREASGQVLWKWRDSEEAHKYKQCSTDEQVMVYSLIDDSGGDGIWSQTLQKRLNMHDSVLKNALKQLQTKGLIAPFKNVEHPNKKMFIKASIRPSDRATGGPWYTDQNFDEAFIEDLQRVVYDFIKRQSSYHSTHGGGAARTQVPKKGVVKGGVERGKKRDASHIDEPPAKATKISPTAAVKKDALLPLPAGYTGYPTVRDIARLLSSSGITHNTILSEHDVQKLVDVLVWDNLIESVKVAGKIGYRVSRIAKQSLESWAGRDDPTGREGGPEPIISAFTEAPCGRCPVFEICEEGGPVGPNNCEYFKRWLGVE, encoded by the exons ATGCCCACCCCCGCGCCCGCTGAGGGCGACGCCGCGGCGGCCAAGCTCGGCGTCTGGAAGCAGGCCCTCTACGATCGATGTCGCGAGTCTGGGACCGACATGTTCTCCCAGGATGATCTTTTGCGCCTCGATGTCATTCCAAACAGAGACCTCATGCTGCTCGCCCGTGTCGTTCAATCCCTCACAGATGACAAGCTTTTCATCACCATGCGCGAGGCCTCGGGCCAAGTGCTATGGAAATGGCGCGACTCTGAAGAAGCCCACAA GTACAAGCAGTGCTCGACCGACGAACAGGTCATGGTCTACTCTCTCATCGACGACTCGGGCGGCGACGGTATCTGGTCGCAGACGCTGCAGAAGCGACTGAACATGCACGACTCGGTCCTCAAAAACGCACTCAAGCAACTCCAGACAAAGGGTCTAATTGCGCCCTTCAAGAATGTCGAGCACCCGAACAAAAAGATGTTCATCAAGGCCTCCATACGGCCTAGCGACAGAGCCACCGGCGGCCCGTGGTATACCGATCAGAACTTTGATGAGGCCTTTATTGAAGACCTGCAGCGAGTTGTATATGATTTTATCAAGCGTCAGAGCAGCTATCACAGCACACACGGGGGAGGTGCTGCGCGGACGCAAGTTCCCAAGAAAGGTGTCGTGAAAGGTGGCGTGGAAAGGGGCAAGAAGCGAGATGCTAGTCACATAGATGAGCCCCCAGCGAAAGCCACCAAGATATCTCCTACGGCGGCCGTCAAAAAGGACGCCCTACTTCCTCTGCCTGCTGGATACACAGGCTATCCGACCGTACGCGACATCGCTCgtctcctctcctcaagcGGCATTACCCATAACACCATCCTTTCTGAGCACGACGTACAGAAGCTTGTCGACGTACTTGTCTGGGACAACCTCATCGAGTCGGTCAAAGTTGCTGGAAAGATTGGCTACCGCGTATCTCGCATCGCCAAGCAGTCTTTAGAAAGCTGGGCTGGTCGAGATGATCCTACAGGCCGTGAAGGCGGTCCCGAGCCTATCATCAGTGCCTTCACCGAAGCTCCCTGTGGACGTTGTCCCGTGTTCGAGATCTGCGAAGAGGGCGGTCCTGTAGGCCCCAATAACTGTGAATATTTCAAAAGGTGGTTGGGCGTTGAATAG
- the SMG1 gene encoding Serine/threonine-protein kinase smg1 (EggNog:ENOG41) — MAPAQPELKKASLANFSKQYLDKRLFVQLNGSRKVIGILRGYDVFLNIVLDEAVEEKDGGEKERIGMVVIRGNSVVMLEALERIGGDDRRGER, encoded by the exons ATGGCGCCCGCACAAcctgagctgaagaaggcaaGTCTTG CTAACTTTTCTAAACAGTACCTTGACAAGAGACTGTTCGTCCAGTTGAACGGCAGCCGAAAGGTCATCGGTATCCTCCGAGGTTACGAT GTCTTCCTGAACATTGTCCTCGACGAAGCGGTGGAGGAAAAggatggaggagagaaggagagaatTGGCATGGTT GTCATCCGTGGTAACTCGGTAGTGATGCTCGAGGCTCTCGAGAGAATCGGCGGCGACGACCGACGTGGAGAACGATGA
- a CDS encoding hypothetical protein (EggNog:ENOG41), translated as MSAHSEVPRGESWASIPTDLILAELKRRKDDGEKPECGSRTKGSYDTSAHVFALILILTLSTLACAFPLFSRRTMRGRGQKTVIFYCQHIGTGVLLATAFVHLLPTAFESMTDPCLPDFFSKGYTPFPGFVAMISAIIVVGIESYLTARGAGHSHSHNHGYFDSDDEHESELPMMDAAGLSERRHGPRPPDIHLENMESQGLVAGVSPLPGSSPLVGQEGKKLNDDFNDDDSDLDLDMEELEPAGSSSTRHRHGPYASLKPEGVGAEEEPMTPMTPMSPGPQNPEEQQRKLLQCLLLEAGILFHSVFIGMAISVATGPAFVVFLVAISFHQTFEGLALGSRIAAIQFPRKSLRPWLMVLAYGTTTPIGQAIGLIVHRMYDPKSAGGLLVVGFMNAVSSGLLLYAGLVQLLAEDFLAEKSYKILKGKRRLQAYMAVCAGALLMAAVGAFA; from the exons ATGAGCGCCCATTCAGAGGTGCCTCGAG GGGAGTCATGGGCTTCAATTCCAACAGATTTGATCCTCGCCGAGTTGAAGCGTCGCAAAGATGATGGCGAGAAACCAGAATGCGGTTCGAGGACAAAGGGCTCTTATGATACTTCGGCGCATGTATTTGCATTGATCCTTATCTTGACACTGAGCACGTTAG CATGCGCATTCCCTCTTTTCTCGCGACGAACGATGCGCGGCCGAGGCCAGAAAACCGTGATATTCTACTGCCAGCACATTGGAACCGGTGTCCTTCTGGCAACGGCCTTCGTCCACCTCCTTCCGACCGCTTTCGAGTCTATGACCGACCCATGCCTCCCCGATTTCTTTAGCAAAGGATATACGCCGTTTCCAGGTTTTGTGGCTATGATCTCTGCTATCATTGTCGTCGGCATCGAATCGTATCTTACGGCCCGAGGAGCTGGTCACTCTCACTCCCACAATCATGGATATTTTGATTCGGACGATGAACACGAGAGCGAGCTGCCCATGATGGATGCAGCTGGACTGTCTGAAAGGAGGCATGGACCGCGACCACCGGATATTCATCTTGAGAACATGGAGAGTCAGGGCTTAGTTGCTGGCGTGTCGCCTCTCCCCGGATCTTCACCCCTAGTGGGACAGGAGGGCAAGAAGCTTAACGATGATTTCAACGATGACGACTCCGATCTTGACTTGGATatggaagagcttgaacCAGCTGGATCAAGCAGCACGAGACACCGACATGGACCTTATGCATCGCTCAAGCCTGAGGGAGTtggggctgaggaggagcCAATGACACCCATGACGCCCATGTCTCCCGGACCACAGAACCCCGAAGAGCaacaaagaaagctactGCAGTGCCTTTTGCTTGAGGCCGGAATTCTCTTTCACAGCGTCTTCATCGGTATGGCCATCTCCGTCGCTACCGGCCCCGCCTTCGTAGTCTTCCTAGTCGCTATCAGCTTCCACCAAACCTTTGAAGGCCTCGCCCTTGGCAGCCGCATCGCCGCAATTCAGTTCCCCCGCAAATCTCTCCGTCCATGGCTCATGGTTCTCGCCTACGGAACCACAACACCAATCGGTCAAGCAATTGGTCTTATCGTGCATCGCATGTACGACCCCAAGAGCGCAGGAGGTTTGCTCGTGGTTGGCTTCATGAACGCCGTGTCATCGGGACTGCTGCTGTATGCTGGCCTTGTGCAACTGTTGGCGGAGGACTTTTTGGCAGAGAAGAGTTACAAGATTTTGAAGGGCAAGAGGAGGTTACAGGCTTACATGGCTGTTTGTGCCGGTGCACTCTTGATGGCTGCCGTTGGAGCATTCGCCTAG
- a CDS encoding hypothetical protein (BUSCO:EOG09263WB5) — protein MDINDLKNTVSNLTLYDLKAGFRKAQNAVMNFTEMEAKVREATNNEPWGASSTLMQEIANGTFNYQTLNEIMPMIYRRFTEKAAEEWRQIYKALQLLEFLIKHGSERVIDDARGHISLLKMLRQFHFIDQNGKDQGINVRNRAKELADLLSDVDRIRTERKKARATKNKYTGVEGGATFGGGFSSGSSGRYGGFGSESAGYGGGGSSGGPGNYGGYSGGVYGDGGGFGGQSDDWRGDGAASRSERFEEYDEFDEGERPAASSSRAAAKRPERTPVKKAAEPPKKKEPEVDLFSFDDPAPASSAAPALAPSNAAAAPAQDDDDEFDDFQSATPAQAAPSNNFMQSPAVTSMASSTAQFVAPQPQSAPQQADISHMVSMASISPAPSASGTPGPNYSAFSIPAAPAAQAPKPAAFQQTGPNYFSSVQAQTAKTPTTSAFSGMGSASSAAPSGPTTMANMKPVISSSAKPAPAAGGDAFGALWGKASGGVKKPETPKTGPAMGQLAKEKSSAGIWGAPVAPSSSGSAPPKTGGSAMDDLLG, from the exons ATGGATATTAACGATTTGAAGAACACGGTCTCCAACCTGACCTTGTATGACCTCAAGGCAGGCTTTCGGAAGGCCCAGAATG CTGTTATGAACTTTACCGAGATGGAGGCCAAG GTGCGAGAAGCAACGAACAACGAGCCATGGGGTGCTTCATCGACCCTTATGCAAGAGATTGCCAATGGAACATTCAACTA CCAAACCCTTAACGAGATTATGCCCATGATCTACCGTCGCTTCACCGAGAAGGCTGCCGAGGAGTGGCGTCAGATTTACAAGGCCCTCCAGTTACTCGAGTTTCTTATCAAGCACGGTTCCGAGCGCGTTATCGACGATGCTAGAGGACACATCTCGCTTCTTAAGATGCTGCGCCAATTTCACTTTATTGATCAGAACGGAAAGGACCAGGGCATCAACGTGCGCAACCGAGCCAAGGAATTGGCCGATCTTCTTAGTGACGTGGATCGCATCCGGACCGAGCGCAAGAAGGCGCGtgccaccaagaacaagtATACCGGAGTTGAGGGTGGTGCGACCTTTGGAGGTGGCTTCTCAAGTGGCAGCTCTGGTCGTTATGGTGGCTTTGGCAGTGAGAGTGCTGGCTACGGCGGTGGTGGTAGCAGCGGTGGCCCTGGCAACTATGGCGGATACTCTGGTGGTGTTTATGGCGACGGTGGTGGTTTCGGAGGCCAGTCTGATGACTGGCGAGGCGACGGCGCTGCCAGCCGATCCGAGCGATTTGAGGAATATGATGAGTTCGACGAGGGCGAGAGACCAGCTGCCAGCTCATCAAGAGCTGCCGCCAAGCGACCAGAGCGTACTCCTGTTAAGAAGGCCGCCGAGcctcccaagaagaaggaaccCGAGGTTGATCTCTTCTCCTTTGATGACCCTGCGCCAGCATCTTCTGCAGCACCAGCGTTGGCCCCAAGCAACGCTGCCGCTGCTCCTGCgcaagacgacgacgacgagttCGACGACTTCCAGTCAGCTACCCCTGCTCAGGCAGCACCATCCAACAACTTTATGCAAAGCCCCGCTGTGACATCGATGGCCTCCTCAACCGCCCAGTTTGTTGCTCCCCAACCTCAATCGGCTCCTCAGCAAGCTGACATTAGCCACATGGTTAGCATGGCGTCCATCTCGCCTGCACCAAGTGCCTCAGGAACTCCCGGGCCCAACTACTCTGCCTTTAGCATCCCTGCTGCTCCTGCGGCACAGGCTCCCAAGCCTGCTGCCTTCCAACAGACTGGACCCAACTACTTCAGCTCTGTCCAAGCACAGACAGCAAAGACCCCAACAACATCTGCCTTCTCAGGCATGGGAAGCGCGTCCAGCGCTGCGCCCAGCGGCCCTACTACTATGGCTAACATGAAGCCCGTTATTAGTTCATCAGCCAAGCCAGCACCCGCTGCTGGTGGAGATGCCTTTGGAGCTCTCTGGGGCAAGGCCAGTGGAGGCGTCAAGAAGCCAGAGACACCCAAGACTGGACCCGCAATGGGCCAACttgccaaggagaagagcaGTGCTGGAATCTGGGGAGCCCCAGTAGCTCCATCTTCCAGCGGCAGTGCTCCTCCCAAGACCGGCGGATCTGCTATGGACGATCTCCTTGGTTAA
- a CDS encoding hypothetical protein (EggNog:ENOG41), with protein sequence MFRHIMSSKVRSNAGCWTCRLRRKKCDEKRPVCDACGALEISCFFDEEKPEWMDGGPKQKAMAEKIKAQVKKQASQRRDRKYMEMLEAGTRNVTLQNEGQSQQQPHDAAMSAASDTDPASGHEFGSTPASSNTSGASPPDMLWHSHFSVPTEDSSSSTGASTEIHFIMIYLDYVFPYLFPFYRPPILAGGRGWVLDVLQSNKSVWHTAVSLTSYFFSIVMVNGAVEHQECTNRMVRQLQSQLEMGLRELQREMTAVNHKVSCAGVRDRLLVLQAILQMLIFEVSTSNKDHWKMHLDAAITMFQQILPQSEKWGETLEALYSYRWPPPEMGLRRPFSTNQAALRFFTANVLYIDVISSITLEQAPRLQKYQDNIMPSCKTYINPHEVRISGTLFMEDYVGLNNWVVQIIGDIAALDAWKKDQKKKNSLSINELVQRGKIMEDAIKGGLSVIEAQIQTSGPFFDPVISVVANPTQNYGYGVDTKQAPGLAVNNMIWLQAALTYLHVVISGWQPSCPEIQTSVSRMTELLTTLPTNVCLRTLVWPFCIAGCLSPPEDEDKYRAMVGRLGPVSVFGTIREALEVMEKVWARRDQIDESWDVAKCLQILGHGVLLI encoded by the coding sequence ATGTTTCGCCATATCATGTCCTCAAAGGTGCGCTCCAACGCAGGCTGCTGGACCTGTCGTCTCCGTCGCAAGAAATGCGATGAGAAGCGTCCTGTCTGTGATGCGTGTGGCGCTCTTGAAATCAGTTGTTTTTTCGATGAGGAAAAGccagaatggatggatggtggTCCAAAGCAGAAAGCCATGGCTGAGAAGATTAAGGCTCAGGTCAAGAAGCAGGCCAGTCAGCGTCGCGATCGCAAGTATATGGAGATGCTTGAAGCCGGTACTCGCAATGTCACACTCCAGAATGAGGGCCAAAGCCAACAGCAGCCTCATGACGCTGCCATGTCCGCTGCATCCGACACGGATCCTGCTTCGGGCCATGAGTTTGGGTCGACGCCTGCTTCTAGCAACACTAGCGGCGCCTCGCCCCCTGATATGCTATGGCACAGTCACTTCTCTGTCCCGACTGAAGATTCCAGCAGCTCAACTGGCGCCAGTACCGAGATTCACTTCATCATGATCTACCTCGACTACGTCTTCCCTTATCTCTTCCCCTTCTACCGCCCTCCCATCTTGGCCGGCGGTCGTGGCTGGGTACTCGACGTACTCCAAAGCAACAAGTCCGTCTGGCATACAGCTGTGTCCCTTACTTCATACTTCTTCAGCATAGTCATGGTCAATGGTGCAGTCGAGCATCAGGAGTGCACAAACCGAATGGTTCGTCAATTGCAGTCTCAACTTGAGATGGGTTTGAGGGAACTGCAGCGTGAGATGACCGCTGTCAACCACAAGGTCTCCTGCGCCGGCGTCCGAGATCGCCTCCTTGTTCTACAAGCTATCCTACAGATGCTCATCTTTGAGGTTTCAACGAGTAACAAGGACCACTGGAAGATGCACCTCGATGCCGCTATTACCATGTTCCAACAAATCCTCCCGCAATCAGAGAAATGGGGCGAGACATTGGAGGCTCTCTACAGCTACCGTTGGCCACCGCCAGAGATGGGTCTCCGAAGACCCTTTAGCACTAATCAAGCTGCCCTTCGCTTCTTTACAGCCAATGTCCTCTACATCGATGTCATATCCAGCATTACACTCGAGCAGGCGCCACGTCTTCAGAAGTACCAAGATAACATTATGCCCAGTTGCAAAACTTACATCAACCCACATGAAGTTCGGATCTCGGGCACACTCTTCATGGAAGATTATGTTGGTCTCAACAACTGGGTTGTGCAGATCATTGGTGACATTGCGGCACTCGATGCTTGGAAGAAGGAccagaagaaaaagaactcGTTATCAATAAATGAGTTGGTTCAGCGAGGCAAGATCATGGAAGACGCCATCAAGGGGGGGCTCAGTGTTATTGAAGCGCAGATCCAAACATCGGGCCCATTCTTCGATCCCGTGATAAGCGTTGTGGCAAATCCTACACAAAATTACGGCTACGGTGTTGATACTAAACAAGCCCCTGGCCTTGCGGTCAACAACATGATCTGGCTCCAAGCAGCGCTCACATACCTTCACGTCGTCATATCCGGCTGGCAACCGTCTTGCCCAGAGATCCAAACCTCCGTTTCCCGTATGACAGAACTCCTTACGACCCTTCCAACCAACGTCTGCCTCCGAACTCTAGTGTGGCCCTTTTGTATCGCAGGTTGCCTTTCGCCCCCtgaagacgaggataagTATCGCGCAATGGTGGGGCGTCTGGGCCCAGTCAGTGTGTTCGGCACCATCAGAGAGGCGCTTGAAGTTATGGAGAAGGTGTGGGCGAGGCGCGATCAGATTGATGAGAGTTGGGATGTGGCCAAGTGTCTTCAGATTCTAGGACACGGAGTTTTGCTGATTTGA
- the CSR1 gene encoding phosphatidylinositol transfer protein csr1 (EggNog:ENOG41), with amino-acid sequence MGNKVFFDIEWEGPVFQNGKPTSTIQSQRGRINFNLYDKEVPKTAENFRALCTGEKGFGYKGSSFHRIIPDFMLQGGDFTRGNGTGGKSIYGEKFADENFKLTHDRPGLLSMANAGPNTNGSQFFITTVVTSWLNGRHVVFGEVADEESMNVVKALEATGSGSGAVKYQKRATIVDSGEL; translated from the exons ATGGGTAACAAGGT TTTCTTCGATATTGAGTGGGAGGGCCCCGTCTTCCAGAACGGCAAGCCTACCTCCACCATTCAGA GCCAGCGTGGTCGCATTAACTTCAACCTCTACGACAAGGAGGTCCCCAAGACCGCTGAGAACTTCCGTGCTCTCTGCACTGGCGAGAAGGGTTTCGGCTACAAGGGTTCTTCTTTCCACCGAATCATCCCCGACTTCATGCTCCAGGGTGGTGACTTCACCCGTGGCAAC GGCACTGGTGGCAAGTCCATCTATGGTGAGAAGTTCGCCGACGAGAACTTCAAGCTCACCCACGACCGCCCCGGTCTGCTGTCCATGGCCAACGCTGGTCCCAACAC CAACGGTTCTCAGTTCTTCATCACCACTGTCGTTACTTCTTGGCTCAACGGTCGCCACGTCGTTTTCGGCGAGGTCGCTGATGAGGAGTCCATGAACGTcgtcaaggctcttgaggctACCGGCTCCGGCAGCGGTGCTGTCAAGTACCAGAAGCGTGCCACCATTGTCGACTCTGGTGAGCTGTAA
- a CDS encoding hypothetical protein (EggNog:ENOG41), producing MVEECQRQLEDDELSSFARELRDLPALYIDLDSIRAAWGSPKRHSERFLEFESSHENEEAPETRPSRFPEASERYTAQSSTRSPNLGCD from the exons ATGGTCGAAGAGTGTCAGCGCCAactcgaggatgatgaactgTCGAGCTTCGCCCGTGAGCTCCGTGATCTACCCGCCCTCTACATAGA TCTAGACTCCATCCGCGCTGCCTGGGGTAGCCCAAAACGCCACTCCGAGCGTTTCTTGGAATTCGAGTCCAGCCACGAAAACGAAGAAGCCCCCGAGACTCGTCCCTCTAGGTTTCCTGAGGCCTCTGAGCGATACACAGCCCAGAGTAGCACACGCTCTCCGAACTTGGGCTGTGACTGA
- a CDS encoding hypothetical protein (EggNog:ENOG41~CAZy:GH3), with the protein MASVDIQSILSSLTLEEKISLLAGKDLWETVPISPKGVPNVKVSDGPNGARGAAFAGGTSAACFPAACLMASTFDVNLAKRIGTALAEETHSKGARCLLAPTMCLHRHPLGGRNFESFSEDPFLTGKMAARVVEGLQDKGVSATIKHFAANEQETERLTVDETISERTLRELYLRPFEITIKEANPWAVMTSYNQVNGHHADSNEFLLKKVLRGDWGWDGLVMSDWGGVNSTAESLEAGLDLEMPGPTRWRKTEDVIAAIKAGKTSEETINERAKRVLKFLERLNCFKDPSIPDEKAINNPKHQALIREAGSKGIVLLKNQDNVLPLSKDKVKGKKIALLGHAKIGLAHGGGSASVNAHYKVTPWDALHEALGDSAEFSYAKGAHTFRMLPPIAENVVDLDGNPGFTFKIFEPGNPEPIEVKPAHPDSEVSVLSSFGFSNKDVTLEGTFTAQETAKYYFTASGLGPSKLIIDGKVVFEQKENSKDAMGFLFGGDNPPEFKVSLEAGRKYKLAMHTSPPAAKDGEDLDLGILEGRVGLRVGYMSEAVHDYDLLSEAIDVAKDADYAIVFTGHEPFWETEGQDQVSFNLPKDGSQDRLIAKVAEVNPNTIVVNSTGVAIAMPWLEKIQGLVQTWFPGQEAGNSIADVLTGAQTPEGHLTCTFPKKIEDCPAYGNFPGKHVDGRLRVTYGEGVFIGYRYFDCLSADKVNFPFGFGLSYTTFDYSDLEVKESSGDYSVSVKVSNTGKVVGAIAVQVYVGAAQTAKGDPLKQLAAFEKVTLKPGESTKVDIPVRTRDFAFFDESAKKWVVKGGDYKFMIGRSAGDIALESKIAVKEKSFDP; encoded by the exons ATGGCCTCTGTTGATATCCAGTccatcctctcttctctcactcTTGAGGAGAAG ATCTCACTCCTCGCTGGAAAGGACCTTTGGGAGACAGTCCCCATTTCCCCCAAGGGCGTACCTAATGTCAAAGTCTCAGATGGTCCCAACGGCGCTCGAGGAGCTGCCTTTGCTGGCGGTACATCAGCTGCTTGCTTCCCTGCCGCTTGTTTGATGGCATCAACCTTCGATGTCAACCTTGCCAAGAGGATCGGCACTGCCCTCGCCGAGGAAACACACTCCAAGGGCGCCCGGTGTCTTCTCGCACCTACCATGtgccttcatcgtcatcccctAGGCGGTCGCAACTTTGAGTCGTTCTCAGAGGATCCTTTCCTGACTGGCAAGATGGCCGCCAGAGTTGTGGAGGGTCTCCAGGACAAGGGTGTTTCGGCTACTATCAAGCACTTTGCTGCTAACGAGCAGGAGACAGAGCGCTTGACTGTCGATGAAACCATCAGCGAGAGGACCTTGCGAGAGCTTTACCTCCGACCATTTGAGATTACAATCAAGGAGGCCAATCCCTGGGCTGTGATGACTTCTTATAACCAGGTCAATGGACACCATGCCGACTCCAACGAGTTCCTGCTAAAGAAAGTCCTCCGAGGCGACTGGGGATGGGATGGTCTCGTTATGAGCGACTGGGGTGGTGTCAACTCTACAGCTGAGTCTCTCGAAGCTGGTCTCGATCTCGAGATGCCTGGTCCTACTCGTTGGAGGAAGACCGAGGATGTCATCGCAgctatcaaggctggcaagactTCTGAGGAGACCATCAACGAGCGTGCAAAGCGTGTGCTCAAGTTCCTCGAGCGTCTCAACTGCTTCAAGGACCCTAGCATTCCTGACGAGAAGGCtatcaacaaccccaagcATCAGGCTCTTATTCGAGAAGCTGGATCCAAGGGTATCGTTCTGCTGAAGAACCAAGACAATGTTCTTCCTTTGTCGaaagacaaggtcaagggcaagaagattgCCCTGCTAGGCCACGCCAAGATTGGTCTCGCTCATGGTGGCGGCAGTGCATCTGTCAACGCTCACTACAAGGTTACCCCTTGGGATGCTCTTCACGAAGCTCTCGGTGACAGTGCAGAGTTCTCGTATGCTAAGG GAGCTCACACATTCCGAATGCTTCCCCCTATCGCCGAGAACGTTGTCGACTTGGACGGCAACCCCGGTTTTActttcaagatcttcgaaCCTGGCAACCCTGAGCCTATTGAAGTCAAGCCTGCTCATCCCGACTCTGAAGTTTCCGTTTTAAGCAGCTTTGGTTTTAGCAACAAGGATGTCACCCTCGAGGGTACCTTCACAGCCCAGGAGACCGCCAAGTACTACTTTACCGCCTCTGGTCTGGGACCGAGTAAGCTTATCATCGACGGCAAGGTCGTCTTCGAGCAGAAGGAGAACTCCAAGGATGCAATGGGTTTCCTGTTCGGCGGTGATAACCCTCCCGAGTTCAAGGTCTCCTTGGAGGCGGGACGCAAGTACAAGCTCGCTATGCACACTTCACCCCCTGCTGCCAAGGACGGAgaggatcttgatcttggtatCTTGGAGGGACGAGTTGGTCTGCGAGTAGGATATATGTCCGAGGCGGTGCATGACTATGACCTCCTCTCGGAAGCTATCGACGTCGCCAAGGACGCCGACTATGCCATTGTCTTCACTGGTCACGAGCCATTCTGGGAGACTGAGGGCCAGGACCAAGTCAGCTTTAACCTGCCCAAGGACGGTAGCCAGGACCGCCTGATTgccaaggttgctgaggtCAATCCCAACACCATTGTCGTCAACTCGACTGGTGTCGCCATTGCTATGCCCTGGTTGGAAAAGATCCAGGGTCTTGTCCAGACGTGGTTCCCTGGTCAGGAGGCTGGCAACTCCATCGCAGATGTGCTGACAGGTGCCCAAACCCCTGAAGGCCACCTTACCTGCACATTCCCCAAGAAGATCGAGGACTGCCCTGCGTATGGCAACTTCCCCGGAAAGCACGTTGATGGCAGACTGAGGGTGACGTACGGCGAGGGTGTCTTTATCGGCTACCGCTACTTCGATTGCCTTTCCGCCGACAAGGTCAACTTCCCCTTCGGTTTCGGTCTCTCTTACACCACATTCGACTACTCCGACCTGGAGGTTAAGGAGTCTAGCGGTGACTACAGTGTCAGCGTTAAGGTTTCCAACACGGGCAAGGTCGTCGGCGCCATCGCTGTGCAAGTCTACGTGGGAGCTGCTCAGACTGCTAAGGGCGATCCTCTGAAGCAACTGGCTGCCTTTGAGAAGGTAACACTTAAGCCTGGTGAGAGCACAAAGGTTGACATACCTGTCCGTACTCGTGACTTTGCTTTCTTTGATGAGTCGGCGAAGAAGTGGGTGGTTAAGGGTGGTGATTACAAGTTCATGATTGGAAGATCTGCCGGTGATATTGCTTTGGAGTCAAAGATTGCTGTTAAGGAGAAGTCATTCGACCCATGA